From the Garra rufa chromosome 23, GarRuf1.0, whole genome shotgun sequence genome, the window caaacttttattttgaatgggATTATTCGCAattaatcgttttgcagccctaacttaattttatttaaaacaagacTGATTTAGACTATAtgtattccaaaaaaaaataaaaaattcaacaaACCTCTTAAGAAAATCAGTTATAATTTTAAAgggtattttgtatttaatttaccTTCAGGTAGGGTTTgttgaaacataaaaaaatggTAAATATGACATATCTGTACCATATATTGTGTGTGTTGGCACATTATTTTGAATTAAAACCCAACTTTTAGCTGTTAAAAAAGTGAGATATTTTTCAAGTATCCCTTTATCTTCCTCACTTGCTAGACTTCAGGCTAAATAAGACCATCATCGCCATAGCCAGAATCACCCCTACAGCGAACTCATTTAACCTGCCCAGTTTGATATCCTCAGCCATCTTCTCTTTCTTCCTCATGATCTTTTCTCTGCGTTGCCGGATCTCCTGCTCTCTCTTCAGCTGTTCTGCATAGTGTGATCTGATGAAGGTATCAAAGTCGAAGATGTTCTGCTGGGCGGCTCCAACAGAGGGCGAGTGTCGGCTTCTGCTCTGCTGTCCTGATGCTGAACTATCTCTACCGGTGGGTTTGCTGGATCCCTGTACATCTGCTTGACTCAGGATACCACAGTCGTATTTCCTCCTCAGAGCTTTATTACCCAGGACGTTGTAGGCCTCGCTTATCTGAGAGAACATGAACGCGGCGTCCTCGCTGCCTGCGTTCTTGTCTGGGTGATATATAAAGGACTGCTTATAGTAAGCTGTCTTGATTTGCGCATGCGTGGCGGTTGGAGAAACTTCCAAAATGTCATAATAAGCAGACTTTGATTTGTATAACAGACTGCCTTCATCCTGTGTGCCACTATAAGCTCTGGTGAAAGACATACACTGCCATAAAAATTCTTTTGGAGGTCTATAGAGTGTCTTTTTATAGATGGATCTCCTTAACTGGCGTTTAAAGTCAGTGCCAGTATGTCTGGACAGGAGAGGGAGTTTTCCATGCGTTCCCAAACACGACAACACGTCAACTGAAGATGCTTTAGATTTCGATCCATGGCAGTCAGTCAATGCACAAACATTTCCAGAATGGAGGTCCAAAGACACTTTAATGCTGTTTGTATCTCCACTAGCAGCGGTAATGTGTGTTTTTACGTTTCCTCTCGGAGACTCCAGAGCTGCCGGTCTTTTAGCTGCTCCGACACGGTCATTTCGAGTCGCACGGAGCTGTGGCGAATTTATTAAAGTTGCAACGTAAGCTGCCGTTGAAACCGGTTTACAGGCTTTATCCAAAAGCGGAAGATTTTGCGGTTTTAAAAGCTTATAAGCTCCTCTCCCGGACCGCAGTCTGACCTCCGCCATTGCGCAGAGATCAGCCGGAGAAAGTATCATCTGGTTTCCGCTTACCGCAAATCGACCAATCAGAATGAAGCTTCTTTACGTGTTGAGTGAAATGTGACCAATGCAGTGCAAGAAGAGTATTTCCAGATAAGAGATTGGTGGGACGTTGAGGTTATTTTTACATCATAAAGATTACATAATCAACTGTACAGAGTTTTTTAGTAATAGGGTCATTccttctatccacctttttcttcctgtaagagtgggcgcggccatttgtaaattttatgggtctggcttttcaccgtccagctatttttaactgtacaaaacaaCTCGTTTTACTGCTTAACATTGcataccatattattttattgtattatcgtCATTATGAAAACACTGATTTgttgtgcaaacagttttaccgtttacctGCATGTTGTTATCGTGTTATCGATAGTATCAGGACATAAAGTGAAAAGTAACTCAATGTACACACTatcattattagtattattaatacaAATTACTAATTACTAAATTATTGCAGGTAATGCAATTatagatatttatttgtatttctgtgGACACGAGAAAATGACagtagtcaaaaaaaaaaagatttcaatgAAGGCCATATTAAAATTATGTTCAggtaaatattaacatttatgggGCCACACAAAGGCACTTAACTTATTGTAAAAATGCGCTGCTTGCCAAATACTAAAACTATTCTGGAATACATGTCAGtgaatgcatatttatttataggAGTATTTCTATGATTGcaaattgtattgtattgtgcACATTAGATTGGCaaagcagtaaaattgtaaatatttttactatttaaaataactgttttctatttgaatgtattatgtaaatgtaaattattcctgtgatcaaagctacattttcagcatcatttctccagtcttcagtgtcacatgatccttcagttcagaaatcattctaatatactgatttgctgttcaagaattttttattattatccatatttaaaactgagtacattttttcaggattttttgataaatagaaagatccaaagttgagcatttatctgaaataaaaagcttttgcaacattacaCACTAATAAGTAAGGATgcttgaaattgatcaaaagtaatgataaagacatttataatgttacaaaagattcagataaatgctgttcttctgaactttcgtTTCATCAAAGATAGTGGTTTTCCAAAATTACTAGCCACTCAGCATTTTTACTGGCCACAATTTTGTTGttaggaaattatgttttatatGATTAAAGTTACTACTCCAGAGACGCGAtagcacggagcagatcatatgcgccagtcagcatgtattaaactacacagcctcagcatgattctgatcactattttgttttagtaagAGTTACATTGAATCTAGGGGGTAATCTGTTAGGTTGTGGCTGTCACAAACTGTCAAAtacggctttaccgagctcaacggctttGGCCTGAGCatatataaatggaacgctattggctattttaaaaagtNNNNNNNNNNNNNNNNNNNNNNNNNNNNNNNNNNNNNNNNNNNNNNNNNNNNNNNNNNNNNNNNNNNNNNNNNNNNNNNNNNNNNNNNNNNNNNNNNNNNNNNNNNNNNNNNNNNNNNNNNNNNNNNNNNNNNNNNNNNNNNNNNNNNNNNNNNNNNNNNNNNNNNNNNNNNNNNNNNNNNNNNNNNNNNNNNNNNNNNNNNNNNNNNNNNNNNNNNNNNNNNNNNNNNNNNNNNNNNNNNNNNNNNNNNNNNNNNNNNNNNNNNNNNNNNNNNNNNNNNNNNNNNNNNNNNNNNNNNNNNNNNNNNNNNNNNNNNNNNNNNNNNNNNNNNNNNNNNNNNNNNNNNNNNNNNNNNNNNNNNNNNNNNNNNNNNNNNNNNNNNNNNNNNNNNNNNNNNNNNNNNNNNNNNNNNNNNNNNNNNNNNNNNNNNNNNNNNNNNNNNNNNNNNNNNNNNNNNNNNNNNNNNNNNNNNNNNNNNNNNNNNNNNNNNNNNNNNNNNNGAGTGACACTGAGAAACAGGGAGATGCGATGTCGGGCGCGGACACCGGGGAAGAGGAGTATCGCAAACCAGCCATACCTGTCCCTAACCTGAATCTAGCAAAGTCTCTTCGCACCTTGGACGCACCTGAAGAGGTAAGTCCCCCAGGTTTAAAGAGGATGTGCTATTTTTATAACGGGGTAGTTGCATAGAAGTTAAATGCAAGCTAAAATGTCTGCGCTTCGCTCccttcatgttatttttttcttttccaaaAGATCATCTTGGAGCAGCCGTGTCAAAGTTTCCCAGCTTCTCATGCTTAATCATAACCGTTTCCATAGGCAACAGATGTATTGAGCGTGTTTGCTTCCCGATTGCTGCACTCTGATTGGTTCTGTATCCCAGTGGGGCGGGTGGGCGTCGTTTCTGATTGGTTCCCATCACACGTCCATCAAATCATATCGCCTGGATTAAACTAATCGTGTTTTGCAAGGGCTATGTTAAAGGTGTCACCACAGACTTCTGCTGATAAACCCAGAGTGACCTGTCAAGGTGTGTAATATGATTAGTCTAACACCGTTGTTTATCATTGCTAACGGGTTTGAAGAGAATTTAAACATGTAACAGCATTCAATTAAACCGGGGAGGGGACTTACTGCTTTGCTAGTAGATAGTAAAAAGTTTACGTGCATAACTATAACTTTTAGTACATATGATCTTtgagaaattattctaatattctgatttgctgtttaaaaacatgtattatcattattatgttgaaaacagctgagtagatttttttcaggtttctttgatgaataaaaaaagttcagaagaacagcattcatcttaaatataaatcttttgtaacattataaatgtctttatcatcactttcgatcaatttaaagcatacttgctaaataaaagtattatttactgactccaagcttagtatagtgtataatgttacaaaagctttttatttcagatgaatgcttatctttctattcatgaaagaattttgaaaaaatgtactcaactgttttaaatattgataataataataataataataaatgtttcttgaacagcaaatcagcatgttagaatgatttctgaaggatcatgtgacattgaaaactggagtaatgatgctgaaaatttagctttgatcacaggaatatatatatatatatatatatatatatatatatatatatatatatatatatatatatatatatatatatatatatatatataaaatttctaaagttatatttaaaacaaatgctgttcttttgaactttatattcatcaaagaatcctaaaaaatgccTCAGATTTTTATGCATCATTGTAACTAATAAGAAATGTTTAGGAAACGTTTCtgtagcaccaaatcagcatattagaaagatttctgaaggatcatgtgacactgaagataagagtaatggctgcttaaatttagatttgccatcacaggaatgaactccattttaaaatatattcaaacagttattttaataacatttccAAATACTACAGTGttctaaatcaaataaatgcattctgggtgagcataagagacttaaaacattaaaaattcttATCAACGCCAAACATTTAAGTTCTAGTGTACATTCAGACTAATGTTAAAAGGCTATTTTTGTTGCTCCTCTCTCCATAGTTCCCCGAGGTCATCCCCTTAAATGTAGGAGGAACATATTTCACCACCCGGCTGTCCACCCTCCGACGCTATGAGGACACAATGCTGGCTGCCATGTTTAGTGGCCGCCACCACATTCCCAGGGATGCAGAGGGACGATATTTCATCGACCGAGACGGAGCATATTTTGGGTTAGTGTTTAGATTAGTGAATATCTGATTATGGTTAGTGCCTAGTACTTAAAAATATAAAGCAAACATTTTGATTATCTGAATTGAGCTATTTCATCAGTGGATTACTTAAATAGCTGTTTGATATGATGCTTATTAGAAACtcttatatatatacagttgatgtttacatacacccttgcagaatctgcaaactgttaggtattttactaaaataaaaaggattcatacaaaatgcatgttctttttatttagtactgacctgaataagatatttcacattaaagacgtttacataatccacatgaacaaataataaattgatcgtgtttccttctggagcatcagtgagcgtttgaaccttctgtaatggttgtataagtccctcagttgtcctcagtgtgaaaagatggatctcaaaatcatacagtcattgttgaaaagggttcaaatacacaaaaatgctggaaaaccaaagaatttgtgggacctaaaggatttctctgaagaacagcaagcagtttaactgttcatgacaaacaagggactaatgaacaactatcactaaatgaaaaaaacacacacagctgtggatcattcaggtaacaacacagtatagacctttctcacaacttccgtattttgcgtcggaaatacgtaattgctttgtaaacccatttccgccccggtatgccggtaaccagttaaacaacgtgaaaaacgcttaacgtggcttaatgtatgtaaaaaacgaccaggaaaccgcaagtttctgtcagaccttacgtggaacaaacattaactactatcaaaagaacgagcccttattccacatataaagtgaataatatcacgttaagcgttttctcccccatagaagcccattataaggaaacagcttaacgtggtttacgtacctcaacagcgaccagggaaaaccaaacgtatgttaaatttgacttataataaatacttgctgctgtcaaaagaacgagctcttattcagcatataaagtgcgcgccccatagaagtccattataacaaacaatgttaagctttttccttaatggagttctatagggagaaaagcgtgatattattcactttatattattcactttatatgctcaataagagctaattattttgacagcagaaagtgtttattataagtaaaattttaagccacgttaagctttttttttttttttgtataatagacttctatggggcgcgatcactttatatgctgaatgagagctcgttcttttgagagcagcaagtgtttattttaagtgaaatttaacagaagtttggtcttccctggtcgctgttaaggtaagttaataaaccaagctgtttccttataatgggcttctatgggggagaaaacgcttaacgtgatattatgcactttatctgtggaataagggctcgttcttttgatagtagttagtgtttgttccaagtaaggtatgacagaaatttggggttttctggtcattttttacgtacgttaagcgtgtataaacgcggataaactcttagtggaaaaacgtatatcctttatccaatttgttcctctttgtgacggagttttcctacacgactcttatggggtctgcaaaagttatctttgacaaatcagcgagggaagttgtgtagactctctccattttaattttaaattacccggctttctgctgtgttgacattacacaggaagtctgcataccctgcgattgcgtatttccggtttctgtgaaaaaggtctattaaGAAtgaagtttatgtaaacttttgaacagggtcatttttataaattcaactattattaaacatcttttacgtgaaatatcttattcaggtcagtactaaataaaaaataacatgcattttgtatgatccctgttattttcgtaaaataattaacattttgcaaattctgcaaggtgtgtaaaCCATTTCCCGCATTTTTAAGCATTTCTCTGGCATTAGGGATATTCTGAATTTCTTGCGAGAGGGTGAGCTGCCTCAGAGGGACCGTGTTCGTGCGGTGCACAGAGAAGCTCAGTATTACGCCATTGGGCCTCTTTTGGAAAGCCTGGAAGACACTCAGCCGCTTACCGGAGAGAAAGTGCGCCAGGCTTTTCTTGATCTTTTACCTTATTATAAAGgtaatataaaattatacataaaaatagCTAAAAGGGGGTTTCAGTTGATTTAACAATTGTCGCCTTTTCTTCCAGAAAACCTTGAGCGCATTGTGGAGATTGCAAAACATCGTGCCATGCAGCGGAAGGCTCGTTTCGCAAAACTGAAGATCTGTGTGTACAAGGAGGAGATGCCTATCACCCCTTATGAAAGACCTCTGTTCAATTCGCTGCGATTTGAGCGCTCGGAGAGCGAGGCCAAGCTGTTTGAGCACCATTGTGAGGTTGACGTGTCCTTCGGGCCCTGGGAGGCAGTGGCAGATGTTTATGACCTTCTACACTGCATAGTAAGCGACCTGGCAGAGCGCGGCATCTCTGCTGACCAGCAATGCATCGGCGTGTGTGACAAACACCTCATCAACCACTACTACTGCAAAAGGCCAATCTATGAGTTTAAAATCACCTGGTGGTGAAGGTGAGGTGTTTTCTTTTGCCAAGAACTGAGATGCGCAAATCTGAGCAAATGATGTTCGCTGCTGTCTACAGTTACGTGAAACCAGCAGGACCATAGAGTCCTACTCGAAACGAGTGGAAATAATGACAAGCTTTTGAATGAGATGGCTGTTATTGTGGCATTTGCTCTTTTTTTTCCTCATGAAACTGCAGTTTGCAACCCGAAATTTCTTTAATGGGCAGCTCTATTGATTCCTTAGTTTTTGTAAGTAATTTAGTTAGTTTGTTTAGAATAAACCCGGAATCGTTTCGTCCATTTGTAGTTCTACAGGGATTTTCTGGAATCGTCCTCAGAGGAAGTGAACTAATGTGaaacagtgttttttgttttaaatatgacaTCTCTTTAGTATGTTTCTGTGTTAGATGTAATGAATGTATTAACAGTTTGATCAAAGAATCAGTCAACTGGACTCACATTCAGATATTGAAGTCATTGCTTGTGATGTATTTCTTAAGAAGGAAACCTTTTTTCACCTAcagtatttttaaaatgattGTACCCTATGACATATATTCTGGTCCTATACCTTATTTGTGTCATGTTGCCAATAATGAACACCTTAGATCATGCAATCTTTAACAAGAATACAAAGGTCTTACAAACTGTACAAACAtacagttgacgtcaaaagtttacatacaccttgcagaatctgcaaaatgttaattattttagcaaattaagaggaatcatacataatgcatgctatttttatttagtactgacctgaataagatatttcacgtaaaagacgtttacatatagtccacaagataaatgttaaaatagttgaatttataaaaatgactgaagtttacatacacttgattcttaatactgtgttgttacctgaatgatccagggTTTGTTGTTCAGGAATGATTACCTGaacactgcctgctgttcttcaaaaaatcctttaggtacaacaaattgtttggtttttcagcattttgtgtatttgaaccctttccaacaatgactgtatgattttgagatctatcttttcacactgaggacaacagatgggctcatatgtaactattacataaggttcaaatgctcactgatgctccagaaggaaacacaatgcattaagagctggggggtgaaaacattttgaatatcagggtaattttttatttattttgtcttctggaaaacatgtaagtatcttctgtagcttctgaagggcagtactaaatgaaaaaaaaaaaattcttaggcaaaaaaagaaaaaattacaaatcttcattctgttcacccccagctctaaatgcatcatgtttattctggagcatcagtgagcacttgaaccttatgtaatagttgcatgagtccctcagttgtcctcagagtgaaaagatgaatctcagaatcatgcagtcattgttggaaagggttcaaatacacaaaaatgctggaaaaccaaagaatatgtgggatttttctgaagaacagcaggcagtttaagagTTCAAgaccaacaagggactcataaacaactatcactaaaaaaacacagctgtggatcattcaggtaacaataatacagtattaagaatcttgtgtatgtaaacttttgaacagggtcgttttttataaattcaattactattttctcttgtggactatatgtaaacatcttttatctgaaatatcttattcaggtcagtactaaataaaaaaataacatgcattttttataatccctcttattttggtaaaggtGTAGGTATACCTTTGACGTCAACTGTATTTACAGCCACTGAAAGCTGCACATAAAGCCTTCGAAAGTAACCACACATCACTAGGAAAGCATAAAAGTTTTGATTTATGTTAAAGGAGAGCCCAAAacagttactttttatttttttttagaataagtTTATGTACTACATTAAATATGTCCTGAATATGAGTATATTTAAAATGATACTAAAAGACTGTTAGCCACTTTACTGCAGGTTAGATTGCCTATTTTGCTACTTTGACACTTTATGAAGTTATTTTCTGCTGCCAATAGCATTCCTCCATGCTTTCAATTGCCATATCCCTCAACAACTGCATATGATTTAGCACCATTTGTTATTTTAGTCATCTGCAACCTTGTCTCTCATTAGCTCGCTGTGAGAGCTGTGAAAGCCACATGAAGTTGCATGAGCTCTCTTGTGTTTTGGCAGCAGAATATTTAAAACCAGTTCAAATGCTTTTGATAATCCTTACTGGGATTTTTTTTCAGTCTTGCCCAGTTCACTTTATGTTGCTCAAGTTTGAACCAATGCATATCTGTTCTCTGTTGTACATTTGAGGTGAATACTGTTGTTTGTATTGCATTGTGCTGATAATaaaccatatattttgcaatttatTAAGAGCACATTCTTTTAATCAAACATCCATTTAAACGTCCAGATTTATTAGACTgaacaacaaaaatacaaaagATGAGGAATGCGCGGCAT encodes:
- the dnajc30a gene encoding uncharacterized protein dnajc30a; translation: MILSPADLCAMAEVRLRSGRGAYKLLKPQNLPLLDKACKPVSTAAYVATLINSPQLRATRNDRVGAAKRPAALESPRGNVKTHITAASGDTNSIKVSLDLHSGNVCALTDCHGSKSKASSVDVLSCLGTHGKLPLLSRHTGTDFKRQLRRSIYKKTLYRPPKEFLWQCMSFTRAYSGTQDEGSLLYKSKSAYYDILEVSPTATHAQIKTAYYKQSFIYHPDKNAGSEDAAFMFSQISEAYNVLGNKALRRKYDCGILSQADVQGSSKPTGRDSSASGQQSRSRHSPSVGAAQQNIFDFDTFIRSHYAEQLKREQEIRQRREKIMRKKEKMAEDIKLGRLNEFAVGVILAMAMMVLFSLKSSK
- the kctd7 gene encoding BTB/POZ domain-containing protein KCTD7; this encodes MSGADTGEEEYRKPAIPVPNLNLAKSLRTLDAPEEFPEVIPLNVGGTYFTTRLSTLRRYEDTMLAAMFSGRHHIPRDAEGRYFIDRDGAYFGDILNFLREGELPQRDRVRAVHREAQYYAIGPLLESLEDTQPLTGEKVRQAFLDLLPYYKENLERIVEIAKHRAMQRKARFAKLKICVYKEEMPITPYERPLFNSLRFERSESEAKLFEHHCEVDVSFGPWEAVADVYDLLHCIVSDLAERGISADQQCIGVCDKHLINHYYCKRPIYEFKITWW